A window from Citrus sinensis cultivar Valencia sweet orange chromosome 3, DVS_A1.0, whole genome shotgun sequence encodes these proteins:
- the LOC102612892 gene encoding type III polyketide synthase A, with translation MSQINGSGSDGHHSASARRTPTPGKATVLAIGKAFPSQLIPQECLVEGYLRDTKCEDESIKEKLERLCKTTTVKTRYTVMSKAILDKYPELTTEGSATIKQRLEIANPAVVEMALEASLACIKEWGRPAEDITHIVYVSSSEIRLPGGDLYLSSKLGLRSDVGRVMLYFLGCYGGVTGLRVAKDIAENNPGSRVLLTTSETTILGFRPPNKSRPYDLVGAALFGDGAAAVIVGADPFLDKESSPFMELNYAVQQFLPGTQNVIDGRLSEEGINFKLGRDLPQKIEENIEEFCKKLMAKAGLQDFNDLFWAVHPGGPAILNRLESNLKLNNQKLECSRRALMDYGNVSSNTIFYVMDYMREELKRKGDEEWGLALAFGPGITFEGILLRGL, from the exons ATGTCACAAATTAACGGCAGTGGCAGCGACGGGCACCATTCTGCTTCAGCTAGGCGGACTCCCACTCCCGGAAAGGCAACTGTTCTTGCTATTGGCAAGGCCTTCCCTAGTCAGCTCATTCCTCAGGAATGCTTGGTTGAGGGCTACCTTCGGGACACTAAATGTGAAGATGAGTCCATCAAGGAGAAACTTGAACGCCTGT GTAAAACCACTACTGTGAAGACAAGATACACCGTCATGTCCAAGGCGATCCTGGACAAATATCCTGAACTGACAACCGAGGGCTCAGCAACCATCAAACAAAGACTTGAAATAGCAAACCCAGCAGTGGTAGAGATGGCCTTGGAAGCAAGCCTTGCTTGCATTAAGGAATGGGGGAGGCCTGCGGAAGACATCACTCACATTGTCTATGTTTCATCCAGTGAGATTCGTCTACCCGGTGGCGATCTCTACCTCTCCAGCAAGCTTGGCCTTAGGAGTGATGTTGGCCGAGTAATGCTTTACTTTCTGGGCTGTTATGGCGGTGTCACTGGCCTCCGTGTTGCTAAAGACATAGCTGAAAACAACCCTGGAAGCCGCGTTTTGCTTACCACTTCTGAAACTACCATACTTGGGTTTCGCCCACCAAACAAGTCCCGCCCTTATGACCTTGTTGGGGCAGCTCTCTTTGGTGATGGAGCTGCTGCTGTGATCGTTGGAGCTGACCCATTCCTCGATAAAGAGTCTTCTCCTTTCATGGAACTTAACTATGCAGTCCAACAATTCTTACCAGGGACACAGAATGTCATCGATGGGCGTCTTTCTGAAGAGGGTATAAACTTCAAGCTTGGCAGGGACCTTCCTCAGAagattgaagaaaatattgagGAGTTTTGCAAGAAGCTCATGGCCAAAGCTGGTTTACAAGATTTCAATGATTTGTTCTGGGCAGTTCATCCTGGAGGACCGGCAATTCTGAACCGACTGGAAAGCAATCTCAAGTTGAATAATCAGAAGCTTGAATGCAGCAGGAGGGCATTGATGGATTATGGGAATGTGAGCAGCAACACTATCTTTTATGTTATGGATTATATGAGGGAGGAGTTGAAGAGGAAAGGAGATGAGGAATGGGGACTTGCTTTAGCTTTTGGACCTGGCATTACATTTGAAGGCATCCTTCTCCGTGGCCTGTGA
- the LOC102612586 gene encoding uncharacterized protein LOC102612586 — MEATSAMSRESSTPLVNDGVRNDGFIPQLLTSLPVLDGAASYLAQTTSLITGCFSDYSVESPSRDSGGSVVHAQEMATFSSAQTEEHLELSCNSHNSLSESSTPATSSPPIHDGETRGSSEDPSQRTHALIESSQASPNGISLFKGLIDRARRTVRGSADDIGWLQRDPSMPPVEDGTERFLEILDNIRHGLHKLPNSMVYLLIPGLFSNHGPLYFVNTKMSFSKQGLACHIAKIHSEASVEKNAKEIKEYIEEIYWGSKKRVLLLGHSKGGVDAAAALSLYWPDLKDKVAGLALAQSPYGGSPIATDILREGQLGDYVNLRKLMEILICKVIKGDLQALEDLTYERRMDFLRKHQLPRELPVVSLHTEAGITSAVLATLSHVAHAELPSLSADEPSKLPVVMPLGAAMAACAQLLQLRYGEKSDGLVTCRDAVVPGSIVVRPKRKLDHAWMVYSSLNDDTSEADASQVCEALLTLLVEVGLRKRHELAMKDE; from the exons ATGGAAGCTACAAGTGCTATGAGTAGAGAATCTAGCACGCCATTagtg AATGATGGTGTCAGAAATGATGGATTCATTCCTCAACTATTGACTTCGTTGCCAGTTCTCGATGGTGCTGCTTCTTATCTCGCTCAAACAACATCTTTAATAACTGGTTGTTTCTCTGATTATTCTG TGGAATCCCCTTCTAGAGATTCTGGGGGCTCAGTTGTGCATGCCCAGGAAATGGCGACATTTTCTTCTGCACAAACTGAAGAACATCTGGAGTTGTCCTGTAATAGCCACAATTCTTTATCAGAATCATCTACCCCTGCAACTTCCTCGCCACCTATTCATGATGGAGAAACAAGGGGTTCTTCTGAAGATCCATCTCAAAGAACTCATGCACTAATAGAATCAAGTCAAGCTAGTCCAAATGGAATTTCCCTTTTCAAAGG GCTCATAGATCGAGCTCGGAGAACCGTTCGCGGGTCTGCAGATGATATAGGATGGCTACAACGTGATCCAAGTATGCCTCCAGTTGAAGATGGAACTGAAAGATTTTTGGAAATTCTTGACAATATTAG GCATGGTCTGCACAAATTGCCAAACTCAATGGTGTACTTGTTGATTCCAG GTCTTTTTAGCAACCATGGTCCACTCTATTTTGTTAATACAAAAATGAGTTTCTCAAAGCAGGGTTTGGCCTGTCACATTGCCAAGATTCACAGTGAG GCTTCAGTTGAGAAAAATGCTAAAGAGATAAAAGAGTACATTGAGGAAATCTATTGGGGCTCCAAAAAGCGTGTTTTGCTCCTTGGACATAGCAAAGGGGGTGTAGATGCAGCTGCTGCTCTATCACTGTATTGGCCTGACCTGAAAGATAAGGTTGCTGGTTTGGCATTGGCGCAAAGTCCATATGGTGGGAGCCCCATAGCTACGGACATTTTGCGAGAAGGACAACTCGGTGATTATGTTAATTTGCGGAAACTTATGGAGATTCTGATTTGTAAAGTGATAAAG GGCGATCTGCAAGCTTTAGAAGACTTGACATATGAGAGGAGGATGGATTTTTTGAGGAAACACCAACTGCCTAGAGAACTTCCTGTCGTCTCACTCCACACAGAAGCTGGCATTACTTCTGCAGTTCTTGCCACATTATCTCATGTTGCTCATGCAGAGCTACCCTCTCTATCAGCAGATGAACCCTCAAAACTCCCAGTTGTAATGCCCCTTGGTGCTGCAATGGCAGCATGTGCTCAGCTGCTGCAGCTCAGGTATGGTGAGAAGAGTGATGGGCTTGTTACTTGCCGTGATGCCGTAGTACCTGGATCCATTGTGGTGCGGCCAAAACGTAAACTAGACCATGCTTGGATGGTCTATTCTTCGTTGAATGATGATACTTCTGAAGCAGATGCTTCCCAAGTGTGTGAAGCCCTCTTGACTTTGCTTGTGGAAGTTGGGCTGAGGAAAAGACATGAACTTGCAATGAAAGATGAATGA